The following are encoded in a window of Planctomycetaceae bacterium genomic DNA:
- the ccsA gene encoding cytochrome c biogenesis protein CcsA, which produces MDGLKRLCLWANIVLTLFAAMVCVIGSMMGAGWCGAFFSTIPGESLLISLALLFVAMVLEFGSARQIYLTIRMWFRWSKKDIIVSVFLLAVVVLIFYSRILPVKSHNLKSIYFVPHIFASLLSYVFFLQAAYFSGKCLLSKNAEMENEAYRLICLGFPLLTAGIIIGSIWAASAWGNWWSWDPKETFSLAVWFVYLAFIIFRKFYGPKFLQLNCLWGIIAFLMIIFGVIIVNFSRIFAGLHSY; this is translated from the coding sequence ATGGATGGTTTGAAAAGACTGTGTCTTTGGGCAAATATTGTCTTAACGCTTTTTGCAGCAATGGTTTGCGTTATTGGTTCTATGATGGGAGCGGGCTGGTGCGGGGCGTTTTTCAGCACTATACCGGGGGAAAGCCTATTAATTAGTTTGGCATTGTTGTTTGTCGCGATGGTTTTGGAGTTCGGTAGTGCAAGGCAAATATATTTAACAATCCGGATGTGGTTTAGATGGAGTAAAAAAGACATTATCGTTTCGGTTTTTCTTTTGGCTGTTGTGGTTTTAATTTTTTATTCGCGGATCCTGCCGGTTAAATCGCATAACCTCAAAAGCATTTATTTTGTGCCGCATATTTTCGCGAGTCTTCTTTCTTATGTTTTTTTTTTGCAGGCTGCATATTTTTCAGGCAAATGCCTGTTGAGCAAAAACGCTGAAATGGAAAACGAGGCGTATAGATTGATATGTCTTGGTTTTCCTCTGCTGACGGCAGGCATTATTATAGGCAGTATATGGGCGGCATCGGCGTGGGGAAACTGGTGGAGTTGGGACCCGAAAGAGACTTTTTCGCTTGCTGTGTGGTTTGTTTATCTGGCATTTATAATTTTCAGAAAATTTTACGGCCCAAAATTTTTGCAATTGAATTGCCTCTGGGGTATCATAGCGTTTTTGATGATAATATTTGGCGTAATCATTGTGAATTTCTCAAGAATTTTCGCAGGCCTTCACAGTTATTAA
- a CDS encoding tetratricopeptide repeat protein — translation MTVVSQPKIDILSAENITMEDILATTDFVNSSEKTRLSFTERAEQEISKSGKKNYLALGAAMAVLGKYAKAVELLEKADESKEKHLELAFCLRKICQFDKAIEALDKAAKAGADALAVNCAKASVYRIKGDLDAAAKILKNCENFQKVSALYHYTLARQLQACGEYDLAIENFEEATEINPNYSKALFHLAFILDLRGEEEAALDYYKQLTNNGAPYVNALLNMAVLYEDSSQFDKALYAVNQVLKYHPNNQRAILFKRDIDSSKTMFYDEEIEKNKDQQTKILETPISDFELSVRSRNCLKKMNINSIGDLLKISETELLAYKNFGETSLTEIKAMLESRGLRLGMAAEGKFPEDLSKIGFEDEGDDDLDDEMLTKSVEDFGLSVRAKNCLSQLNIKTLGELVSKTEAELMGVKNFGATSLSEIRQMLDSLGLDLRKIE, via the coding sequence ATGACAGTAGTAAGTCAGCCCAAAATCGACATCTTAAGTGCTGAAAACATCACGATGGAAGATATTCTCGCCACAACAGATTTCGTAAACTCAAGTGAAAAAACCCGGTTGTCGTTTACCGAAAGAGCCGAGCAGGAAATTTCGAAGTCCGGCAAGAAAAATTATCTGGCTCTCGGTGCTGCGATGGCAGTGCTTGGCAAATACGCAAAGGCTGTTGAACTGCTGGAAAAGGCTGACGAAAGCAAAGAGAAACATCTTGAGCTTGCGTTCTGTCTGCGAAAAATCTGCCAGTTTGACAAGGCAATCGAAGCGTTGGATAAAGCCGCAAAGGCTGGCGCAGACGCTTTGGCTGTCAATTGCGCAAAGGCATCTGTTTACCGTATTAAAGGCGATTTGGATGCCGCTGCAAAAATACTGAAGAACTGCGAAAATTTCCAGAAGGTAAGCGCGTTGTATCATTACACGCTCGCAAGACAACTCCAGGCCTGCGGCGAATACGACCTCGCGATTGAAAACTTTGAAGAGGCGACTGAAATAAACCCGAATTATTCGAAGGCGCTGTTCCATCTGGCTTTCATTCTCGACCTTCGCGGCGAAGAAGAAGCAGCTCTTGACTATTATAAACAGCTTACTAACAACGGCGCTCCTTATGTAAACGCTCTGCTGAATATGGCTGTGCTTTACGAAGATTCCAGCCAGTTCGACAAGGCGTTGTACGCGGTCAATCAGGTGCTCAAATATCATCCGAACAATCAGCGGGCAATCCTTTTCAAAAGAGACATCGACAGCTCAAAGACAATGTTCTACGATGAAGAGATTGAAAAGAACAAAGACCAGCAGACAAAGATTCTCGAAACTCCGATTTCAGATTTTGAACTGTCAGTTCGCAGCCGTAACTGTCTCAAGAAGATGAACATCAACTCAATCGGCGACCTGCTGAAAATCAGCGAGACAGAGCTGCTGGCATACAAAAACTTCGGCGAAACATCGCTTACAGAAATCAAAGCTATGCTCGAATCGAGAGGGTTAAGGCTCGGTATGGCAGCAGAAGGCAAATTCCCTGAAGATTTGTCTAAGATAGGATTTGAAGACGAAGGCGACGACGATCTCGACGATGAAATGCTTACAAAATCGGTAGAAGACTTCGGCCTTTCAGTTCGCGCCAAAAACTGCCTGTCGCAATTAAACATAAAAACTCTCGGCGAGCTGGTATCAAAAACAGAAGCCGAACTTATGGGCGTAAAAAATTTCGGAGCAACGAGTCTTTCGGAAATAAGACAGATGCTCGACAGTCTTGGATTAGACCTTAGAAAAATAGAGTAA
- a CDS encoding SpoIID/LytB domain-containing protein translates to MFKHYVISFVAIGVFILAICCYSPSVPISNLSAQTPEMYAVKVLLDDSAQKISFNARGDYRVVDPQTISVISEIHASSFVTITVDSNCIKVGFKKYDSRHLIFQPASETPFAINNNVPYHGTLELIVNQDNKTMQVINGVSLEDYIAGVVASEMPSYWESEALKTQAIAARTYVLYIKSKFGKNRPWDVKATQANQVYKGMRAETMRTNDAVTSTSGMVLSCQQDTGDWDIFPTYYSSVCGGHTENSVNVFGDEFFPLQGADCPWCRFNTKPSLFYWPDVTLDKQTVTKNIFARYPTLKELGSIDKIEPAKSSTYTGGLSRITSVRLTGSTGKIGYLRGEDMRLAIDPTGSAIQSTCCTIITMKDEYLFIAGKGFGHGVGLCQYGAREMARQGKTYKEILDFYYPGNRIKLLY, encoded by the coding sequence ATGTTTAAGCATTACGTAATCAGCTTTGTAGCTATTGGGGTTTTTATTCTCGCGATTTGCTGCTATTCGCCCAGTGTCCCGATATCGAATTTGAGTGCACAGACTCCGGAAATGTACGCTGTAAAGGTACTGCTCGATGACAGCGCACAGAAAATCAGCTTCAACGCTCGTGGCGATTACAGGGTTGTAGACCCGCAAACCATTTCTGTCATAAGTGAAATACACGCATCGAGTTTTGTCACTATCACCGTCGACAGCAACTGCATAAAGGTCGGCTTCAAAAAATACGACAGCAGGCATCTCATATTCCAGCCTGCTTCGGAAACGCCTTTCGCGATTAATAATAACGTGCCCTACCACGGCACTCTTGAACTTATCGTCAATCAGGATAACAAAACAATGCAGGTCATCAACGGCGTTTCGCTCGAAGACTACATCGCAGGCGTTGTCGCTTCTGAAATGCCCAGCTACTGGGAATCCGAAGCGTTAAAAACGCAGGCAATCGCCGCAAGAACTTATGTTTTGTATATCAAGTCGAAGTTCGGAAAAAATCGGCCGTGGGACGTAAAAGCAACACAGGCCAATCAGGTTTATAAAGGTATGCGTGCCGAAACAATGCGGACAAACGACGCGGTAACGAGCACTTCAGGAATGGTATTAAGCTGCCAGCAGGACACTGGCGACTGGGATATATTCCCCACTTATTACAGTTCCGTCTGCGGCGGCCACACAGAAAACAGCGTCAACGTTTTTGGCGACGAGTTTTTCCCGCTTCAGGGCGCTGATTGTCCATGGTGCAGATTCAACACCAAGCCGAGTTTATTTTACTGGCCGGACGTAACATTAGACAAACAGACAGTAACCAAAAATATTTTCGCTCGCTACCCAACGTTAAAGGAACTTGGCAGCATCGATAAAATCGAACCTGCCAAGAGCAGCACATATACCGGCGGATTGTCAAGAATCACCAGCGTCAGACTAACCGGCTCAACAGGAAAAATCGGCTACCTTCGCGGCGAAGATATGAGATTAGCAATCGACCCGACAGGCTCGGCAATTCAAAGCACATGCTGCACGATAATCACAATGAAGGATGAATATCTCTTCATCGCAGGCAAAGGTTTCGGCCACGGGGTCGGCCTCTGTCAATATGGCGCACGCGAAATGGCAAGACAGGGTAAAACATACAAGGAAATCCTCGACTTCTATTACCCCGGCAACAGAATCAAATTACTGTATTAA
- a CDS encoding MFS transporter, whose amino-acid sequence MTQNRKMSFGRFDYAAFTSFITYASGSVVVPIALVALADELGFSLKSGGFSAGGALQLGRSIPMVLAMLVCGFAAGRWGKRKTMGWSIILMGTGIGLCAIAPLYGILFLGLMIAGIGEGVIEGLATPFIQDLHTDQPGRYINFTHSFWSVGVLATVLISGALLSLGVSWRLIIGAVSLSAIIPALLMLLHIGKKYPEHTEPIHWTVVRNQAVEIIKTPRFWFFFTAMFLAGGGEFCLTFWTASYIQLNFSASAWAAGAGTAFFAAGMILGRTGWGYLLHQSHLKQLIVYSAIAGTVITLAFPILTNLWLFFVLLFFSGIASAPFWPSVQSYCADCMPKSDTTMLFILLSCAGVPGCGFFTWLMGFIGNHSANGLANAFYIVPACYILLAGIISLCWNMNKK is encoded by the coding sequence ATGACACAAAACAGAAAGATGTCCTTTGGCCGTTTTGATTACGCGGCGTTTACATCTTTTATCACGTATGCTTCAGGCTCTGTCGTCGTACCAATAGCGTTGGTCGCTCTGGCAGACGAACTCGGCTTCTCACTCAAGAGCGGCGGATTCTCCGCAGGCGGCGCTCTTCAGCTTGGCCGGTCGATTCCAATGGTGCTTGCGATGCTCGTTTGCGGTTTCGCCGCAGGCAGATGGGGCAAACGCAAAACAATGGGATGGTCGATTATACTGATGGGCACAGGCATCGGCCTTTGCGCAATCGCCCCGCTTTACGGCATTTTATTTTTAGGTCTGATGATTGCCGGCATCGGCGAAGGCGTTATTGAAGGACTCGCAACGCCCTTCATTCAGGATTTGCACACCGACCAGCCCGGCCGGTATATCAACTTCACACATTCGTTCTGGTCTGTCGGCGTTCTGGCGACGGTTCTCATTTCCGGTGCACTGCTTTCGCTCGGCGTTTCATGGCGATTAATCATCGGCGCGGTTTCACTATCTGCAATAATTCCCGCGTTACTGATGCTCTTGCACATCGGCAAAAAATATCCCGAACACACCGAGCCGATTCACTGGACAGTCGTGCGCAATCAGGCCGTTGAAATTATCAAAACGCCGCGTTTTTGGTTTTTTTTCACTGCGATGTTCCTCGCAGGCGGCGGCGAATTTTGCCTTACGTTCTGGACGGCAAGTTACATCCAGTTAAACTTTTCCGCCTCGGCATGGGCAGCTGGAGCAGGCACTGCGTTTTTCGCCGCTGGTATGATTCTCGGCCGAACAGGCTGGGGATACCTGCTGCATCAAAGTCATTTGAAACAGTTGATAGTTTACTCCGCAATCGCCGGAACGGTTATTACACTTGCGTTTCCGATACTGACAAATCTTTGGCTGTTTTTTGTTTTACTGTTTTTTAGCGGTATCGCGTCCGCACCGTTTTGGCCGAGCGTGCAAAGCTACTGTGCCGATTGTATGCCGAAATCTGACACGACGATGTTATTTATTTTATTGTCGTGTGCCGGCGTCCCCGGCTGCGGATTTTTCACCTGGCTGATGGGCTTCATCGGCAACCACAGCGCCAACGGCCTTGCAAATGCGTTTTATATCGTCCCGGCATGTTATATTTTATTAGCCGGAATCATTAGTTTATGCTGGAATATGAATAAAAAATAA
- a CDS encoding radical SAM protein, whose protein sequence is MLKVITKERKTNFLTPSGLRCLANLPTINISAGCAHNCVYCYSKGYSIYPGDNFIEVYENMAARIADEIKRNRKKPAAIYFCPSCDPFQSLPQIQQLTFEVMKIILENDIGVQFVTKGHISEEIFDLFKKHSSKIAGQIGLISADENILSVFEPNAAHISQRINQLKKLIEIGIKMSVRCDPMLYGVTDSNEQLQKLFSMIANTGCKEAASSFLFLRPAITASLKKNIHDISLLNKVLEPFSKTVSLPIGTKNSTGIFLPVAIRKSAFEKIIKIANSFGISTHICGCKNCDITSESCYITRERKDYQPHLFKIS, encoded by the coding sequence ATGTTAAAAGTAATTACAAAAGAACGCAAAACCAATTTTCTTACACCATCCGGTTTGCGATGTTTAGCAAATCTGCCTACAATAAATATTTCTGCCGGTTGTGCACACAATTGCGTTTATTGTTATAGCAAAGGATATTCAATTTATCCCGGCGATAATTTTATTGAAGTTTATGAAAATATGGCTGCAAGGATCGCTGATGAGATTAAACGGAATCGCAAGAAACCGGCAGCAATCTACTTCTGCCCTTCCTGTGACCCATTTCAATCATTGCCTCAAATTCAACAACTTACTTTTGAGGTTATGAAAATCATATTGGAGAACGATATTGGTGTGCAGTTTGTTACCAAAGGACACATATCTGAAGAAATCTTTGATTTATTTAAAAAGCATAGTTCAAAAATAGCTGGCCAGATAGGATTAATCTCTGCTGATGAAAACATTTTAAGTGTATTTGAGCCTAATGCCGCACATATATCTCAGCGAATTAATCAACTCAAAAAATTAATAGAAATCGGAATTAAAATGTCCGTACGTTGCGACCCTATGCTATATGGCGTTACCGATTCCAATGAACAGTTACAAAAATTATTTTCAATGATTGCTAATACAGGTTGTAAAGAAGCTGCCAGTAGCTTTCTTTTTCTAAGGCCTGCAATCACTGCCAGTCTCAAAAAAAATATTCACGATATATCACTATTAAATAAAGTCTTGGAACCTTTTTCAAAAACCGTTTCTCTACCAATCGGCACTAAAAATTCAACGGGGATTTTTTTGCCGGTAGCGATCAGAAAATCAGCATTTGAAAAGATTATTAAAATAGCAAACAGCTTTGGCATCAGTACACATATTTGCGGTTGCAAAAATTGTGACATTACATCTGAAAGTTGTTATATCACACGCGAACGTAAAGATTATCAAC